The genome window ttaatcttcccatgacacacgggattgtttgcaatagcaatggctacttgattgtcaacaaaaattccagttttgttctttttagaaaatagaatGTTTGACCTTGTTGAAGTGAGATACATTAGACATCCAATCAAGCTCCCACAATATCcttcatcaatgttatcaaCACCTTCTTCCTTGTTGAACTTCACCTTTTGATTCATTGGTGTGCTAACAGATTTGCATTCCtccatttgaaacttcttcaaattttcttttgcatatttcctttttttcatgtttagcatTCTTTCAAGATGACAATGACCAAGTCTCTTGTGCTTGAATTCCGTGGGTGTGACTTGAGTGAAATAGGTTGTATGCTCCTCCTCTGCTGGATCAAATGAGAAgcttttacctttcattttaaccTTTAGAACTTCCCGGCCAAAATTGTCATAGATAAAGCAATGTTGATGTTCAAAGGACACTTTAAATCCCTTTTTAATCAACTGACCTACGCTTAGCAAGTTTTGGTCAATGTTAGGTACATAAAGAACATCTGATATTAATTTGATACCTGAACATGTTGAAATTGCAACaattccttttccttttacagGAATATAGCCACTATTCCCAATTCTAACCTTTGAGACACTAGTTGGCTTCAAATCTTTGAATAAAGTCTTATCATATGTCATGTGGTTCGTACAACCACTATCAATCAACCAACTTTCACTTGATTCACTACTCAAGAAGCATGTGGCCACAAATAGTTGGTCCTCCTCTTCTTGATTAGCAATCTGAGCTCCCTCATCATGGTGATTTTTGTTGGCGCAGATCACCGCTTCATGCCCTATCTGGTTGCACTTGTTACATTTTGCATCTGGTCTCCTCCAACATCTGAAAGGTGCATGACCTTTTTTGCCACAATGCTGACAAggtggataatttttctttttatccttaccTTGGTTGTTTGCACTGTTTTCGTTGCTTGCTGGttgattcttcttgaaaaaatcctttttgcTTTCATCAACTTCATGATGTTTGGCGGGCAAAGCACCTTCGACAACACGATCTTGCCTCATCAACCTTCGCTGCTCTTGAGCTTGCAGGGCATGTAGCACTTCTGCCAATGTGATTTTCGACAGATCTTTTGTGTTCTCAAATGAAGCTATAGATGCTTCATACCTCTCCAGCACTGTTACCAAAATTTTCTCTACAATTCTCGAATAAGCAAAATCACTTCCCAACAACTTTATCTTGTTGGCAATACCCAACAATTTGTTtgagtattctttgattgtctcTGACTCTTGCATCCTTTGAAGCTCAAATTCTCTCCTTAAATTCAGCACTTGCATGCTTCGTAATCTATCATCTCCAGCGTATTCCTCTTTCAGATAATCCCAAATTGCTTTGGGTGATTTAAGAGTCATAATTCTGATGAATATCATTTGTGAAACACCAGTGAACAAACATGACCTcgcctttgccttcttcatctttctttccttgtgatttttaatttgtgcCATGGTGGGATTTTCAGGCAGCGGAAATATTTCATAATCCTCTTCCACAGCATCCCATAAATCCAAAGACTCCATGTAGGATTGCATTTTCACTTCCCAAAGATCATAATTCTCActatcaaagattggaagagttatgtggGAAAAACTTGCTTCACCTTCCATGGTAGAGGTCCCGTAAGAATAAGGCTCtcgataccaattgttggttttgtggaggaaataataaaaaacagaggagagaagagagacaatgcGTATGCGgaggaaatagaattattctattctaattcaaatttttctcagtagcgatacaataaatagcaaaagataaactaattagataacaagatattagcaaaatagaatattaaaactaatttgctccttaaagataggaaccacttattgactaggctaatccattaaaactgacttacccctaaaatataggaaatcaacttatttactaaatcctattttaaaaattaaaaaataaaatattatgcagttacaaaagtatatcttcaacaATATCACAAAAGCTTGCGGGAGTTAATGACAAAGTCCCACTCGATTTGATTTTTAGAACTATGCCTATCACGTAACTCAACtaaactttaattaaaataccCAAAGTAGAACGAATAAAGAGTAAATTGCAAAGCTTTTGTTGCTCTGTTACGTTTAAATACTTTTGGGTGGCTTGCTTCGGTTTTCCAGATTCCGCTTGACGCGTCAGAATAAATTCTTGTCATGCCTCCTAAGTTCTATCTTTATATTACGaaactaattttttcaaaagttttacTCGTCTATGAAAATGTGTATATAGCTGTATATAGGCATTGATATAGAGCTAATTTTAACTGGAAAGGGTTTTAAATATTAATCTCTCTATATTTTAAGGACAAAATAAAATCAGATTATATATTTCCAATTATTCTaactctttttaaaaattatataataataataatacttcttaaatgaataaataataatttatataatataatattatatttatattaatatcattggttttaaatatactataaaatatatcttaattttaatttatattttctattttataatttagttatatataatattaaaattgatatattgTTTAAGCAAATTGAGTCAATTAGATCTCATCTCATATATTAagactttatatattttatttgtacaaaatattcatcaattttattaatagatcTCTAGTTTATAGAAAAACTTAAGTTTCCATCTTTAATagtatttttccatttttctaCATTTTTTCCCACAAGGCTAGAATCCcatatactaaaaaaaacataaacatttGAGTTCAGTTCCATTTAAACTAATGAGATGTTAGatgattaaatatgttttattcattataaatatttaaaaactcaCTTTTAGTCTCTTAAGAAAATATCATCTCTTTTTTATTCTCTGTTTGTGAAAGTGTATTATATATGATCTTTATTCTTTACAAAAGATAATAATGtccttttattttaacttttcatttacgaaaatataaactatacaTGTCAACTttctataaatgaaaaattaaaagaaaactatatttTCTAAGACTAAAAGTCAACAATATTACACTTTATTTatagaaagtaaaaatataCTTAATCTAGAAGATTTGAACCTAGACTTAGGAGCAATTTTTGTATGAACGATCGCCCTAGCCGACAAACTCAACCAGGTGAAAGTACGAAGACGAAAGTACATAGGAAGCTGGTGCAACAAGTGGTACAGCCGCGTCCCAAATTAATTATGCTTTGCTTTTTAATCCATCCCTACCCCCTCTTTTGTATAAATGTAATTCACACATGATCCATATACAAATTTAAAACTATATACAAAACCATAGTATTGAAGAGAAAGCGGAAGAGATTAATGCCTGAAATTCGTTCAACGAGTCCCGAATCAGTTGAATGGTTAGTCCCTTGGTCATGCTCTTATTAGTCTTAGCTACATCTTTTTGCAATCTAACACTTTTTCAAAACTTCTTAGTGTCAAGTTTTTTCTTATGAGGACTGCTtagtttatttcttctttttatgttgaattttttaaatcatctCAAAAGTCTAAAACATGacttatttatgttttctttcttttattgctaGCTCCAATTCTTCGGGGCCGAATTTTCCATCCCCACTGAACGGTGTTATAATCTTTGTGGTAACAACATTTGGAGGGTACCTCCAAGTTCAATTCGGGTCAAAGAACACATCTCCATTCGATGAACACTACATAATTATGTGGGCAGTTTCTGTGGCCTTATCACTTTATGCAATGATGTTAATTGCTGAGTTCACAGTGGAGCTTCACAAACACAGTTTCCTTTCGATCATCAAACGGTTCACTGTGCTAATGGGAGCCCTTGTCGCTGTTCTGCTCACTATAATCATTCTTCCCCTGTTTGGATATTTCAAGTTGCTTCTTTGGACCATTTGTTTCGTGAAGGCAACATTTGTGAGCTTCGAAGAAATTTGTAATTGTTTTTGGAAAGGATTGTGTCAAACCATTGACATGGTAAGCAGTTACTTTGGCAGGGAACATGCTAGTTTGCCAGTATAATGTATAATTAGTACTCGAAGCAACATGAGTTAACTGCTGACAATTAATTAAGGAGTGTAcgttttcttccttctttttttacattttctttcctttcttattCATAATCTGGAAATGAATTGATAAAGAATAGACTTATTTGCTTTACTTTGTGATCCAATGTCCCATGCCCACGGCCAAGAGTTTACGAATTTCCATGTTTTAATTAGTCATAGAAGCAAGTACGTATAACTTTGTCCAATTTGCATTTTCTATAGTTTAATGATTAAATCCTTAATCATTGACATTGTTTACATTCTGTTAAGTCACGGTAGCGTGGCATTTAAGACATGGGCATTCCGACATGGCAACACAGAAACATTATTGCTAAATTGCCCGAAATGAGAAGCAAAAATATTCTGATACCAAACCCAATCCTCGAACAACATTTGCAAAGACAGGGCTGAAAGGCCAAGGTTGTACTCAATGAAGAATGACAAGGTTGTGTGGCTGGCTCAATTCTCATCTGTTATCATCAAAAACTCATATTCATCGATAAATTTGGTTGTTTCTCGGTTTTTAGCACTGAGTTTTCTAGTGTGTTAAGCTCAAAATTTCTCCCCCTCCCTAGTGCGCATGGTAATTCGagttttgaattttcatttttagctCCAAAATCTccattaactttttaaaacaatattataatctattTCATCTTGTGTTCCTCTCTTTTTGTGGCTGGCTCAATTCTCGCCTATTATCATCAAAAACTCATATTCATCGATAAATTTGGTTGTGTTTCTCTGTTTTTAGCACTGAGGTTTCTAGTGTGCTAAGCTCAAAATTTCTCCACCTCCCTAGT of Glycine soja cultivar W05 chromosome 1, ASM419377v2, whole genome shotgun sequence contains these proteins:
- the LOC114404765 gene encoding uncharacterized protein LOC114404765; translated protein: MPEIRSTSPESVECSNSSGPNFPSPLNGVIIFVVTTFGGYLQVQFGSKNTSPFDEHYIIMWAVSVALSLYAMMLIAEFTVELHKHSFLSIIKRFTVLMGALVAVLLTIIILPLFGYFKLLLWTICFVKATFVSFEEICNCFWKGLCQTIDMVSSYFGREHASLPV